In one Deltaproteobacteria bacterium genomic region, the following are encoded:
- the hisH gene encoding imidazole glycerol phosphate synthase subunit HisH: MIGIVDYRAGNLTSVARALRYLGEDCQITDDPAILASCSHIIFPGVGAAGEAMANLRERKLDHWLKTWVVDGIPILGICLGTQVIFSASEENDTTCLGIVPGTVKRFPDLADADGRPFKIPHMGWNQVHFTRQHPVFRDIPPGAEFYFVHSYYPDPVTTSGTDGAGDNWIIGQTEYGFTFCSAVARKNLVAVQFHPEKSGRPGLQILANFCRWRGRDAE; encoded by the coding sequence ATGATCGGCATTGTTGATTATCGGGCGGGAAATCTGACCAGCGTGGCGCGGGCCTTGCGTTACCTCGGCGAAGACTGTCAAATCACCGACGATCCGGCAATCCTGGCATCGTGCAGCCACATCATCTTCCCGGGAGTCGGGGCGGCCGGAGAAGCCATGGCCAATCTCCGCGAGCGGAAGCTGGATCACTGGCTCAAAACCTGGGTAGTGGACGGCATCCCCATCCTCGGAATCTGCTTGGGAACCCAAGTTATTTTTTCCGCCAGCGAGGAAAACGATACTACCTGTCTCGGCATCGTGCCCGGCACGGTGAAGCGTTTCCCGGATCTTGCCGACGCCGATGGCCGTCCGTTCAAGATCCCCCATATGGGTTGGAACCAGGTGCATTTCACGCGGCAGCACCCCGTTTTCCGCGATATTCCTCCCGGCGCCGAGTTCTACTTCGTCCATTCCTACTATCCGGACCCGGTGACGACCTCAGGGACGGATGGAGCAGGTGATAATTGGATCATCGGCCAAACGGAATACGGTTTCACATTCTGTTCCGCCGTGGCCCGCAAAAACCTCGTGGCCGTCCAGTTCCACCCCGAAAAAAGCGGTCGGCCGGGGCTGCAAATACTGGCTAATTTCTGCCGCTGGAGAGGCCGCGATGCTGAGTAA
- the hisF gene encoding imidazole glycerol phosphate synthase subunit HisF, protein MLSKRIIPCLDVRNGKLTKGIKFQGNVDIGNPVAVAEQYYEQGADEIVFYDITASAEGRDIMIDVVRRVAERIFIPFSVGGGIRTVDDMRRVILAGAEKVSVNSAAVENPSIISEGARAFGNQCIVLGMDVKQVQPSTRTPSGYEIVIHGGRKYTGIDALWWAQEAERLGAGEICLNSIDADGTQDGYEITLTSLISGSVGIPVIASGGAGKPEHLVDVLTRGRADAALIASMVHYRTYTITEIKNYLAESGVKIRHLW, encoded by the coding sequence ATGCTGAGTAAACGGATCATCCCGTGCCTCGATGTACGGAACGGCAAGCTGACCAAGGGCATAAAATTCCAGGGCAATGTGGACATCGGCAATCCCGTAGCGGTGGCCGAGCAGTATTACGAACAGGGCGCCGATGAGATCGTTTTTTACGACATCACAGCCTCTGCCGAGGGTCGGGACATCATGATTGACGTGGTCCGGCGTGTGGCGGAAAGGATTTTCATCCCCTTCTCCGTAGGCGGCGGCATCCGGACGGTTGACGATATGCGCCGGGTCATCCTGGCCGGCGCCGAAAAAGTGAGCGTCAATTCGGCAGCCGTGGAAAATCCGTCTATAATCAGCGAGGGCGCCAGGGCCTTTGGCAATCAGTGCATCGTGTTGGGTATGGATGTCAAGCAGGTGCAGCCTTCCACCCGGACGCCGTCAGGCTACGAGATCGTCATCCACGGCGGCCGGAAATACACGGGGATTGACGCCCTGTGGTGGGCGCAGGAAGCGGAAAGGCTTGGGGCGGGCGAGATCTGCCTCAATTCCATTGACGCTGACGGCACCCAGGACGGCTACGAAATAACCCTTACCTCCCTGATCTCCGGAAGCGTAGGCATCCCCGTGATCGCCTCCGGTGGCGCGGGCAAGCCGGAACACCTGGTGGACGTCCTGACTAGGGGCCGGGCCGATGCTGCCCTGATCGCCTCCATGGTCCATTACCGGACCTATACAATTACCGAGATAAAAAATTATCTGGCCGAGAGCGGAGTAAAAATCAGACATCTCTGGTAG
- a CDS encoding TIGR01212 family radical SAM protein (This family includes YhcC from E. coli K-12, an uncharacterized radical SAM protein.) produces the protein MSKPAFWNNSKRYYDLKSYWRNRFGVKVYKLPIDAGFTCPNRDGSIATGGCIYCDDRGSRLRQEGSLPSVSEQIRRGQTYYRKHRQAAKFIAYFQTFTNTYASCDQLKALYDEALAQEDVIGLSIGTRPDCVGDDVLELLQGYASDRHVWLEFGLQSVHDRTLTLINRGHNYAQFLDAVTRTAGRGIHICAHIIVGLPGESREEALTTAKALADLTIDGIKIHLLLALQGTAMGKMYAAGKLVMLEKEEYVETVCDILEVLPPEMVIQRLTADGYRDIFLAPAWAANKMEVLNAIDRELEIRDTFQGSKYKKLPL, from the coding sequence TTGAGCAAACCGGCATTCTGGAACAACAGCAAACGGTATTACGACCTGAAGAGTTACTGGCGGAACCGCTTCGGCGTCAAGGTTTATAAGTTGCCGATTGACGCCGGTTTTACCTGTCCGAACCGGGACGGGTCCATAGCGACCGGCGGCTGCATCTATTGCGACGACCGGGGTTCCCGGTTGCGCCAGGAGGGTTCCCTCCCTTCTGTCAGTGAACAGATCCGGCGCGGCCAGACCTACTATCGGAAGCATCGTCAGGCCGCAAAATTTATCGCCTATTTCCAGACATTCACCAACACCTATGCTTCCTGCGACCAACTGAAAGCTCTCTACGACGAAGCCCTGGCCCAGGAAGATGTCATCGGTCTTTCCATCGGCACGCGGCCCGATTGCGTCGGCGATGATGTGCTGGAACTCTTGCAGGGATACGCCAGCGACCGTCATGTCTGGTTGGAATTCGGCCTCCAGTCCGTCCATGACCGGACGCTCACCCTCATCAACCGCGGTCACAACTACGCCCAGTTTCTCGACGCCGTCACCAGGACTGCTGGCCGTGGCATCCATATCTGCGCCCACATCATCGTCGGGTTGCCCGGTGAGAGCCGAGAGGAGGCGCTTACGACGGCTAAAGCTCTTGCCGACCTGACGATTGATGGCATCAAGATTCACCTCCTGCTCGCCTTGCAGGGGACGGCTATGGGCAAAATGTATGCGGCGGGAAAGCTTGTCATGCTGGAGAAAGAGGAATATGTTGAGACCGTCTGCGATATTCTGGAAGTCCTTCCCCCCGAGATGGTCATCCAGCGGCTCACCGCCGACGGTTACCGCGATATTTTCCTGGCCCCCGCCTGGGCCGCAAACAAGATGGAGGTTTTGAACGCCATTGACAGGGAGTTGGAAATAAGGGATACTTTTCAGGGGAGTAAATATAAAAAGCTCCCCCTTTAG
- a CDS encoding transposase, with product MARIARIIAAGVPHHITQRGNRRMQTFFCDQDYQEYINLLAQWCRRCNVAVWAYCLMPNHVHIIAVPDNDSGLRQAIGEAHRRYTCMINVREGWQGHLWQGRFASFPMDERHLLAAVHYVEMNPVRARLAADPLSWRWSSALAHVSGEDDALVIVSPLLDMVGDWREFLATEYGKEELEEVRCKEKTGRPLGEDAFVSKIEQLLGRSLHMQKRGPKGKKHSE from the coding sequence ATGGCAAGAATAGCACGTATTATCGCAGCCGGCGTTCCCCACCATATTACCCAGCGCGGCAACCGCCGCATGCAGACCTTTTTCTGTGATCAGGATTATCAGGAGTATATAAATTTGCTGGCGCAGTGGTGCCGTAGGTGCAATGTGGCAGTATGGGCCTATTGTCTCATGCCTAATCATGTCCATATCATAGCTGTTCCTGATAATGACAGTGGCCTGCGGCAAGCCATAGGCGAAGCCCATCGTCGCTACACCTGCATGATTAATGTCCGGGAAGGATGGCAAGGTCACTTGTGGCAGGGGCGATTTGCCTCTTTCCCTATGGATGAGCGACATTTGCTGGCCGCCGTTCATTATGTTGAGATGAATCCTGTGCGTGCGAGGCTTGCTGCCGATCCCCTATCTTGGCGGTGGAGCAGTGCTTTAGCCCACGTAAGCGGGGAGGATGACGCTCTGGTTATTGTTTCGCCCTTGCTTGACATGGTTGGAGACTGGCGTGAATTTCTTGCGACTGAATATGGCAAAGAGGAGTTAGAGGAAGTGCGTTGCAAAGAGAAGACAGGCAGACCTTTGGGAGAGGACGCGTTCGTTTCTAAAATTGAGCAACTCCTGGGCAGGTCATTGCACATGCAAAAACGGGGACCAAAGGGGAAAAAGCACAGTGAATAA